The Phenylobacterium koreense genome window below encodes:
- a CDS encoding MFS transporter yields MTARADRRSNWTLAALAAPCLPLAGLGLPLVVYLPEYYASELGLSLSAVGAAFMAVRFLDMAFDPYIGGVMDRTRSRFGRFKLWFAISAPLLMLAAYMLFMAKPGISSVYLWLWLLVVYAGVSIASLSQLAWAAVLSPQYDQRSRIYGWWQAGNVVGMIFVLTLPALLPLAGITGHGAGVRAMGWFVVLLMPITVGLALWRVPEPQVASEVKKSGFREYLALFKRPSVVRILVADLLIGTGPAITGALFFFFFGRVKGFTHGEASLLLLIYFIGGLVGAPVWTWLSYRISKHRALAISCVVYAAMTMCSLLIPQGSMPVAGALMFLIGVPFSAGAFLLRAMMADIGDEERLESGVDRTGLLYAILAGTVKIGSAVAVGVSFPLLQLMGFDPKGQGLDTGLQGLAVLFCAVPAGMSVLAGLIVWGFPLTAERHANIREALAARDLAEPGLAEAAPEMGAEPKITKEINAAIRPAE; encoded by the coding sequence ATGACCGCGCGGGCGGACCGGCGTTCCAACTGGACCTTGGCGGCCCTGGCCGCCCCATGTCTCCCACTGGCCGGCCTTGGCCTGCCCCTGGTGGTCTACCTCCCCGAATATTACGCGAGCGAGCTGGGCTTGAGCCTCTCGGCCGTCGGCGCAGCCTTCATGGCCGTGCGTTTCCTGGACATGGCGTTCGACCCCTATATCGGCGGCGTCATGGACCGGACCCGCTCGCGGTTCGGCCGCTTCAAGCTGTGGTTCGCCATCAGCGCGCCCCTGCTGATGCTGGCGGCCTACATGCTGTTCATGGCCAAGCCGGGGATCAGCAGCGTCTATCTCTGGCTCTGGCTGCTGGTCGTCTATGCCGGCGTCTCCATCGCGAGCCTCTCGCAGCTCGCCTGGGCGGCGGTGCTTTCACCTCAGTATGATCAGCGATCGCGCATCTACGGATGGTGGCAAGCCGGCAACGTCGTCGGGATGATCTTCGTCCTGACCCTCCCCGCCCTGCTCCCGCTGGCGGGGATCACCGGCCACGGGGCCGGGGTCCGAGCGATGGGATGGTTCGTCGTCCTCCTGATGCCGATCACCGTCGGCCTTGCGCTGTGGCGCGTGCCCGAGCCGCAGGTGGCTTCGGAGGTCAAGAAGTCCGGCTTCCGCGAATATCTGGCGCTCTTCAAGCGCCCGAGCGTGGTGCGCATCCTGGTCGCCGACCTGCTGATCGGAACCGGCCCGGCTATCACCGGCGCCCTGTTCTTCTTCTTCTTCGGCCGGGTGAAAGGCTTCACCCACGGCGAAGCCAGCCTGCTGCTCCTGATCTATTTCATCGGCGGCCTGGTCGGGGCGCCGGTTTGGACCTGGCTCTCCTACCGGATCTCCAAGCACAGGGCCCTGGCGATCTCGTGCGTGGTCTACGCGGCGATGACCATGTGCTCACTGCTGATCCCGCAAGGCTCCATGCCGGTCGCCGGCGCGCTGATGTTCCTGATCGGGGTTCCCTTCTCCGCCGGCGCCTTCCTGCTGCGCGCCATGATGGCCGATATCGGCGACGAAGAGCGGCTGGAGAGCGGCGTCGACCGCACCGGCCTGCTCTACGCCATCCTCGCGGGCACGGTGAAGATCGGCTCGGCCGTGGCGGTCGGCGTCTCGTTCCCGTTGCTGCAGCTCATGGGCTTCGATCCCAAGGGCCAGGGCCTGGACACTGGCCTGCAAGGCCTGGCCGTCCTCTTCTGCGCCGTGCCCGCAGGCATGTCCGTCCTGGCCGGCCTCATCGTCTGGGGCTTCCCGCTCACCGCCGAACGCCACGCCAATATCCGCGAGGCCCTGGCCGCGCGCGACCTGGCCGAGCCGGGCCTAGCCGAGGCCGCGCCGGAAATGGGCGCAGAGCCGAAGATCACCAAGGAAATCAATGCCGCCATCCGCCCCGCCGAGTGA
- a CDS encoding LLM class flavin-dependent oxidoreductase, which translates to MVDLSVLDLSPIVEGGDAAQSLRNTRDLAQNAERLGYKRYWLAEHHNMRGVASAATAVVIGHVAEATSTIRVGAGGIMLPNHAPLIIAEQFGTLASLYPGRIDLGLGRAPGADQATARALRRTLAGDIDDFPRDVIELMNYFEPEKPGQIIRAVPGAGLEVEFWMLGSSTYGAQLAAALGLPYAFASHFAPAQMETALAVYRSQFRPSEHLAKPYVMLGVNVTAAETEEEAQRLFTSLKQAFINLGQGRPGPLPAPVDDPDGRLDELGGPMLRQSLSCSIVGSPDRVREGLDAFARRTAADELMVTAQIHDHAARVRSFEIAAQARDELARLATA; encoded by the coding sequence GCCCATCGTGGAAGGCGGCGACGCCGCCCAGTCCCTGCGCAACACCCGCGACCTCGCGCAGAACGCCGAGCGGCTGGGCTACAAGCGCTACTGGCTAGCCGAGCATCACAATATGCGCGGGGTGGCGAGCGCGGCCACCGCCGTGGTCATCGGCCACGTGGCGGAGGCGACCTCCACCATCCGGGTGGGCGCCGGCGGGATCATGCTGCCCAATCACGCCCCGCTGATCATCGCCGAGCAGTTCGGCACCCTGGCCTCGCTTTATCCGGGCCGCATCGACCTGGGGCTGGGCCGCGCGCCGGGCGCAGACCAGGCCACCGCCCGTGCGCTGCGCCGCACCCTGGCCGGCGACATCGACGACTTCCCGCGCGACGTCATCGAGCTGATGAACTATTTCGAGCCGGAGAAGCCTGGCCAGATCATCCGCGCGGTCCCCGGCGCCGGGCTCGAGGTCGAGTTCTGGATGCTGGGCTCAAGCACCTATGGCGCGCAACTGGCCGCCGCTCTGGGCTTGCCTTACGCCTTCGCCTCGCACTTCGCCCCAGCCCAGATGGAGACGGCGCTCGCGGTTTATCGCAGCCAGTTCCGCCCTTCGGAGCACCTGGCCAAGCCCTATGTGATGCTGGGGGTCAACGTCACCGCCGCCGAGACTGAGGAGGAGGCGCAGCGCCTCTTCACGTCGCTGAAGCAGGCCTTCATCAATCTCGGCCAGGGACGGCCCGGCCCCCTGCCCGCGCCGGTCGACGATCCGGACGGCCGCCTCGATGAGCTCGGAGGGCCCATGCTGCGGCAGAGCCTGAGTTGCTCGATCGTGGGTTCACCCGATCGTGTTCGGGAGGGGCTGGACGCCTTCGCGCGCCGGACGGCCGCCGACGAACTGATGGTCACCGCACAGATCCATGACCACGCCGCGCGGGTTCGCTCGTTCGAAATCGCCGCGCAGGCGCGCGATGAACTCGCGCGCCTGGCGACCGCTTAA
- a CDS encoding YegP family protein — protein sequence MAHKFEIYKDKAGEFRVRFKYNSETIFSTEGYSSKASAKNAIESIKKNGPDAPTEDNTD from the coding sequence GTGGCGCACAAGTTCGAAATCTACAAAGACAAGGCGGGCGAGTTCCGCGTCCGTTTCAAGTACAACAGCGAGACGATCTTCTCGACCGAGGGCTATTCCTCCAAGGCCAGCGCCAAGAACGCGATCGAGTCCATCAAGAAGAACGGTCCGGACGCGCCGACCGAAGACAACACCGACTGA